The genomic segment CACCAGGGCGAGGAACGTCTCCCGCGAATCGTTCACCCCCCGGAGCAGTACCGACTGATTGTTCACCGGTATGCCGCGCGAAAGCAGAGTTTCGACCGCCCGACAAGCTTCGGGAGTGATTTCCCGGGGATGGTTGAACTGGGTGCTCACCCAGAGGGGATGGAAGGATGCCAGCATATCGGCAAGCTCTCCGGTGACTCGCTCCGGCCAGGTGCAGGGCGCGCGCGTTCCCACCCGAATGATTTCAACGTGGTTGATGGCGCGGATTTGACGGATAATCCCATCGAGATCCCTGTCGGAGAACATGAGCGGCTCCCCTCCGGTGAGGAGAACGTCCCGGATAGCCGGGTCGCTTTGGATATATGATATAACTCTTTCGAGGCGCTCTCCCCGGAGATCGGCGGAATCGTCACGGCGAAACCGCTTCCGGAGACAATGACGGCAGTACATGGGACACTGTCCGGTCACCATGACTGCTATCCGGTCGGGATATACCCGTATCACCCCGGGAACCGGGGAGCTTGCTTCCTCTTCCAGAGGGTCATTCACACCGTAAGTGTCGAGCTCGCGGATATCCGGCACCGCCTGGAGACGCAGCGGGCAGGAAGGGTCAGATGAATCCATCAGCCGGGCGTAATACCCGGTAATCCGCCAGGGATAGACAGCGCCCACCCTTTCAATATCCGCCTCATCCTGCGCGGTGAGGGGAATATGGTTTTTCAACTGTTGTATGGTATCGATCATGGAATGTTCAGAAATTCCGGAGAAAAGGATGTCGAATGTTGTTTAGATCCTAAAACGAGTTCAGGATGACAAGTGTCATGCCGAACTTGTTGCCGCTTCGCGGGAACGATGAAACCGTTTCGGCATCTATTTCGATATAAAATATGTCGTATGTATGTATCCTTAGAGCGCCGCAAAAAAAGACCTGCGCCATCCCCGCAAGTCTTTTTTACTTGTTATAAACTTTATGTAAAAAGCCTTTAACTCTTGGTTATGATGACCAGGTACTGAATCTTCCAGAACTGTTCCGTGTTCATCACTTTCAGCAGGGAAACATTTTTCCCGACTTCTTCGATCTGATAGCAGGTTTCGCTCCGGCTGGGGATCAGCCGGACATTTTTAGCCGGGCAGTTAATCTCGAATTCGTTTTTGTTAGCGATATTGATCTTGGTGAACGTGGCAGGGTCGAAATCCTTGGCCAGGTTGATGCTTTTCTTCTGAAAGAAACTGCCGGATTTTTCCACAATCTTCCTGCCGATCAGCTCTTTTTCGGTGCCAACCACAAAGTAGGCGGTCTTCCTGGTCTCGTCGAGAATCTGGCTGGTTTTTTCAAGCTCGGTGGAAACCACATGCAGGTTCTTCTGGGTATAGCTCAGGGTGTCCTGGGTGCTCTTGATCACTACATCTTTCAGGCCGATGGTTTCACGCATCTCAGCCATAGTTTTCTCGTTCTTCGTGATCTCGTCCTGCAGATTGGCGACCATCTGGTCAAGCACCTTGATCCGGAGATTGGACTTGTTCATCTTGTCTCGAAGCGCCGCAATGTCTTTTTTGTCCTTTTTGAGCTGATCCTC from the Candidatus Latescibacter sp. genome contains:
- a CDS encoding KamA family radical SAM protein, whose amino-acid sequence is MIDTIQQLKNHIPLTAQDEADIERVGAVYPWRITGYYARLMDSSDPSCPLRLQAVPDIRELDTYGVNDPLEEEASSPVPGVIRVYPDRIAVMVTGQCPMYCRHCLRKRFRRDDSADLRGERLERVISYIQSDPAIRDVLLTGGEPLMFSDRDLDGIIRQIRAINHVEIIRVGTRAPCTWPERVTGELADMLASFHPLWVSTQFNHPREITPEACRAVETLLSRGIPVNNQSVLLRGVNDSRETFLALVRGLVRMRIRPYYVYQAQTLSGTGHFVTTIEKGLEIIRGIRGWTTGFAVPQYVLDTPYGKIPLNPQYLRGRNGDYFEMVNYSGRLWREWNPCKH